A stretch of the Streptomyces venezuelae genome encodes the following:
- a CDS encoding DUF3499 domain-containing protein, with amino-acid sequence MSLVRRCSRTACGRPAVATLTYVYADSTAVLGPLATYAEPHCYDLCAEHSERLTAPRGWEVVRLSDGSAPSRPSGDDLEALANAVREAARPQDRAAEAGGGGKGGPGGGNETRRGHLRVLRSPDS; translated from the coding sequence GTGAGCCTTGTACGTCGCTGTTCGCGCACCGCGTGCGGGCGCCCTGCCGTCGCAACACTGACGTACGTCTATGCCGACTCGACCGCAGTTCTCGGCCCGCTCGCCACCTACGCCGAACCCCACTGCTACGACCTGTGCGCCGAGCACTCGGAGCGTCTGACGGCCCCCCGCGGCTGGGAAGTCGTACGTCTGTCCGATGGTTCCGCGCCGTCCCGGCCCAGCGGGGACGATCTCGAAGCCCTGGCCAACGCCGTACGCGAGGCCGCTCGCCCTCAGGACCGCGCGGCCGAGGCGGGCGGTGGCGGTAAGGGCGGACCCGGCGGCGGAAACGAGACACGCCGCGGCCACCTCCGCGTACTGCGCTCGCCGGATTCCTGA
- a CDS encoding metallopeptidase family protein, whose protein sequence is MDSPLPPPGPSASVPHEPRPRRRDRHGRGMRGPVAPPQVPLSASRAELFGDLVQDSIERLERRWPQLSEVEFVVAEVPGAPGGADTGWNDEAVPLGGLVEPREGRPARILVYRRPVEIRTKSRDERALLVHEIVVEQVAELLGLSPETVDPRYGQD, encoded by the coding sequence ATGGACAGTCCTCTGCCGCCGCCCGGCCCCTCCGCCTCCGTGCCCCACGAGCCCCGGCCGCGCCGCCGCGACCGGCACGGACGGGGCATGCGCGGCCCGGTGGCCCCACCGCAGGTCCCGCTGTCCGCGAGCCGCGCCGAGCTGTTCGGGGATCTTGTGCAGGACTCGATCGAACGGCTGGAGCGGCGCTGGCCGCAGCTGTCCGAGGTGGAGTTCGTGGTCGCGGAGGTGCCGGGGGCGCCGGGCGGCGCCGACACCGGTTGGAACGACGAGGCCGTGCCGCTGGGCGGGCTGGTGGAGCCCCGGGAGGGCCGGCCGGCCCGGATCCTGGTGTACCGGCGGCCGGTGGAGATCCGTACCAAGAGCCGTGACGAGCGGGCGCTGCTGGTGCACGAGATCGTGGTCGAGCAGGTGGCGGAGTTGCTCGGGCTGTCACCCGAGACCGTCGATCCCCGGTACGGGCAGGACTGA
- a CDS encoding DUF5719 family protein codes for MKRAPLSLAAVAAALAAVTGAAALTAPAAPASGGPAPAAARQPVERSVLVCPTPSASDIAETVYTSITPGGAGQGGSARLTGATKEQKQLLELKEPGKPAGATASGAEGPALTGTADGALAPGWTAQQTTKVAVGQARGLLGVACTAPGTEFWFPGASTAKGRQDYVHLTNADDTPAVVDIELFGPEGRSASDPGTGENIKIGPKSSVPVLLNTLSSQQQADVTAHVTTRSGRVGASVQVLEDGVGSDWLPASTAPAGSLVLPGIPADATSVRLVAFAPGEEDADLRLQLAGPGGSFTPAGNEQLHVKSRMTATLDLKDLTRGEPGSLVLTPADPKKAAPVVAALRVVRGSGAKQELGFIPAAGPVGARATNADNRTDQGATTLSLTAVGADATVKVTASPGTEGGRPASQEYKVKAGTTLAVAPPPVPDGGGKGAYALTVETVSGGPVHAARTLSLPHDGIPFFTVQPLTDDHSTVSVPKAVQDLRILSN; via the coding sequence GTGAAGCGCGCACCCCTTTCCCTCGCGGCCGTGGCCGCCGCGCTCGCCGCCGTCACCGGCGCCGCCGCCCTCACCGCGCCCGCCGCCCCGGCCTCCGGCGGCCCGGCCCCGGCCGCGGCCCGGCAGCCGGTGGAACGGTCCGTACTGGTCTGCCCGACGCCGTCCGCCTCGGACATCGCCGAGACCGTCTACACCTCGATCACCCCGGGTGGGGCCGGCCAGGGCGGCAGCGCCCGCCTGACCGGGGCCACCAAGGAGCAGAAGCAGCTGCTGGAGCTGAAGGAGCCGGGCAAACCGGCCGGAGCCACCGCCTCCGGCGCCGAGGGCCCGGCACTGACCGGCACCGCCGACGGTGCCCTCGCCCCCGGCTGGACCGCCCAGCAGACCACCAAGGTGGCGGTGGGCCAGGCCCGAGGCCTGCTCGGGGTGGCCTGTACCGCGCCCGGCACCGAGTTCTGGTTCCCCGGGGCGAGCACCGCCAAGGGCCGCCAGGACTACGTCCACCTCACCAACGCGGACGACACCCCGGCCGTGGTGGACATCGAACTCTTCGGACCGGAGGGCCGGTCGGCCTCGGACCCGGGCACCGGAGAGAACATCAAGATCGGCCCCAAGTCCTCGGTGCCGGTGCTGCTGAACACGCTGAGCTCGCAGCAGCAGGCCGATGTGACCGCCCATGTGACGACCCGTTCGGGCCGGGTCGGCGCCTCCGTCCAGGTGCTGGAGGACGGGGTCGGCTCGGACTGGCTGCCCGCCTCCACCGCCCCGGCCGGCTCCCTGGTGCTGCCCGGCATCCCCGCCGATGCCACCTCGGTCCGGCTGGTCGCCTTCGCCCCCGGTGAGGAGGACGCCGACCTCCGGCTCCAGCTCGCCGGGCCCGGCGGGTCGTTCACCCCGGCCGGGAACGAGCAGCTGCACGTGAAGTCCCGGATGACCGCCACCCTGGACCTGAAGGACCTGACCCGCGGCGAGCCGGGCTCCCTGGTGCTGACCCCGGCCGACCCGAAGAAGGCCGCGCCCGTGGTGGCGGCGCTGCGGGTGGTCCGCGGTTCCGGGGCCAAGCAGGAGCTGGGCTTCATCCCGGCGGCCGGCCCGGTGGGCGCGCGGGCGACCAACGCGGACAACCGGACCGACCAGGGCGCCACCACCCTCTCCCTGACCGCCGTGGGAGCCGACGCCACGGTCAAGGTCACCGCCTCACCGGGTACCGAGGGCGGCCGGCCCGCAAGCCAGGAGTACAAGGTGAAGGCGGGCACCACCCTGGCGGTGGCCCCGCCGCCGGTGCCGGACGGGGGCGGCAAGGGCGCGTACGCGCTGACCGTGGAGACGGTCTCGGGCGGCCCGGTGCACGCGGCGCGCACCCTGTCACTGCCGCACGACGGCATCCCGTTCTTCACGGTGCAGCCCCTGACCGACGACCACAGCACGGTCTCCGTCCCCAAGGCAGTCCAAGACCTGAGAATCCTCTCGAACTGA
- a CDS encoding glycosyltransferase family 2 protein, with the protein MSLHSHQAASPTAAPAFPRHVVTAVLVAHDGARWLPQALAGLLGQERPVQDWIAADTGSADDSARLLAEALGDDRVLHLARRTSFGAAVEEAHRSAATLTPEDLPYLKRPSGWDPVSRTWRDETYDLPELPHGEPVQWLWLLHDDCAPEPDALGELLRVAEENPEAAVIGPKLRGWYDRRQLLEAGVTIAHSGRRWTGLDRREQDQGQHDQVRPVLAVSTAGMLIRREVYEALGGFDRRLPLMRDDVDLCWRAQRAGHPVLVAPDAVLRHAEASARERRTVDCAGRTSASPHRVDKAGAAYTILVNSPAAVLPWVLVRLVLGTLLRTLGYLVGKAPGQAVDEFTGLLRTLLRPGRILGARKRRGRSTVNAKELRPLFPPPGATLRANLEQLAGYIGADRDTDTGNAGRHGGAVESGPGGDDADYLHIEQFARLKRIARNPAPVLFALLLLVSLAACRGLLTGGTLMGGALLPAPDGAGALWHTYADGWHPVGTGSTTGAPPYLAVLGALSALLFGSTQAALTLLLVCSVPLAGLTAYFASRPLVESRLLRAWAAIAYAFLPAVTGALAGGRLGTAVLAILLPLLARAGVAAYGLGAGRDTDGDRGSRQAVWTYTLLLTLATAFTPAAWLLAAVLGAAALLLRRAAWKTYALRYAATLATPLVVLAPWSLTLLTHPARFLREAGLPYGSGAATALDLLGISPGGPKTAGGLLLLGIVLAALAALLRTERSFAVRAAWATALAGLVLAVLTNRTGWAGPATLVYGLALLAAAAVGADGAKNRLAAHGFGWRQPLAALIALAAAAGPLLGAAGWMLGGADGPLERRDPVQVPAFVAEESGTRDQARTLVLGGSSPATVSYTLVRGSGARLGDAELAAAAGSDSRLDKVVSSLVAGSGADQTDQLGGFAIRYVLVRDGAPQQMRQVLDATPGLTRLSQLDGSALWRVDRQVARAVILPGKPGEAPVPVASGRVEAHTTIPAGEAGRTLRIADRAAPGWQARLDGKPLKAKTLDGWAQGFELPAAGGRLDLVYADSAARTGWQWAQALLAVLLLVMALPGRRRELDDDLPEEETAGPGRSGPGEAGEGRRARRLRAGAEPEPEPEAAAPVQADPYAEIPAQVAYPADDHGYEYQDQNQHQNQGYGYAQYPQQPSYEQYPQQYDQPYDPHYQQQQQQQQYDAYGQPVGYQQPRPDGSPQQ; encoded by the coding sequence ATGTCCTTGCACAGCCACCAGGCAGCCTCCCCCACAGCTGCTCCGGCATTCCCCCGGCACGTCGTCACCGCGGTGCTGGTCGCGCACGACGGCGCCCGCTGGCTGCCGCAGGCACTCGCCGGACTCCTCGGCCAGGAACGCCCCGTCCAGGACTGGATCGCCGCCGACACCGGCAGCGCCGACGACTCCGCCCGGCTCCTCGCCGAGGCCCTCGGCGACGACCGCGTCCTCCACCTGGCCCGCCGCACCTCCTTCGGCGCCGCCGTCGAGGAGGCCCACCGCAGCGCCGCCACCCTCACCCCGGAGGACCTGCCCTACCTCAAGCGCCCCAGCGGCTGGGACCCGGTCAGCCGCACCTGGCGCGACGAAACCTACGACCTCCCCGAACTGCCGCACGGCGAACCCGTCCAGTGGCTCTGGCTGCTGCACGACGACTGCGCACCCGAACCCGACGCCCTGGGCGAGCTCCTCCGGGTCGCCGAGGAGAACCCCGAGGCCGCCGTCATCGGCCCCAAACTGCGCGGCTGGTACGACCGCAGACAGCTCCTCGAAGCCGGCGTCACCATCGCCCACAGCGGACGCCGCTGGACCGGCCTGGACCGCCGCGAACAGGACCAGGGCCAGCACGACCAGGTCCGCCCCGTCCTCGCCGTCTCCACCGCCGGCATGCTCATCCGCCGCGAGGTCTACGAGGCCCTCGGCGGCTTCGACCGCCGCCTGCCCCTGATGCGCGACGACGTCGACCTGTGCTGGCGCGCCCAGCGGGCCGGCCACCCCGTCCTCGTCGCCCCCGACGCCGTGCTCCGGCACGCCGAGGCATCCGCCCGCGAACGCCGCACCGTCGACTGCGCCGGCCGCACCTCCGCCAGCCCGCACCGCGTCGACAAGGCCGGCGCCGCCTACACCATCCTCGTCAACAGCCCGGCGGCCGTCCTCCCCTGGGTGCTGGTCCGGCTGGTCCTCGGCACCCTGCTCCGCACCCTCGGCTACCTCGTCGGCAAGGCCCCCGGCCAGGCCGTCGACGAGTTCACCGGACTCCTGCGCACCCTGCTCCGCCCCGGCCGGATCCTCGGCGCCCGCAAGCGCCGGGGCCGCTCCACGGTCAACGCCAAGGAGCTCCGCCCGCTCTTCCCGCCGCCCGGCGCCACCCTCCGCGCCAACCTCGAACAACTCGCCGGATACATCGGCGCCGACCGCGACACCGACACCGGCAACGCCGGCCGGCACGGCGGGGCCGTCGAATCCGGTCCCGGCGGCGACGACGCCGACTACCTCCACATCGAACAGTTCGCCCGGCTCAAGCGGATCGCCCGCAACCCCGCCCCCGTCCTGTTCGCCCTGCTCCTGCTCGTCTCCCTGGCCGCCTGCCGCGGCCTGCTCACCGGCGGCACCCTGATGGGCGGCGCCCTGCTCCCCGCCCCCGACGGAGCCGGCGCCCTCTGGCACACCTACGCCGACGGCTGGCACCCCGTCGGCACCGGCTCCACCACCGGCGCACCCCCCTACCTCGCCGTCCTCGGCGCCCTCTCCGCCCTGCTGTTCGGCTCCACCCAGGCCGCCCTCACCCTGCTCCTGGTCTGCTCCGTCCCGCTCGCCGGACTCACCGCCTACTTCGCCTCCCGGCCCCTGGTCGAATCCCGGCTGCTGCGCGCCTGGGCCGCCATCGCCTACGCCTTCCTGCCCGCCGTCACCGGCGCCCTGGCCGGCGGCCGGCTCGGCACCGCCGTCCTCGCGATCCTGCTGCCCCTGCTCGCCCGGGCCGGCGTCGCCGCGTACGGCCTGGGCGCCGGCCGCGACACCGACGGGGACCGCGGCAGCCGGCAGGCCGTCTGGACGTACACCCTCCTCCTCACCCTGGCCACCGCCTTCACCCCGGCCGCCTGGCTGCTCGCCGCCGTTCTCGGCGCCGCCGCCCTGCTGCTGCGCCGGGCCGCCTGGAAGACGTACGCCCTCCGGTACGCGGCCACCCTCGCCACCCCCCTGGTGGTCCTCGCGCCCTGGTCGCTGACCCTGCTCACGCACCCCGCCCGGTTCCTCCGCGAAGCCGGACTCCCGTACGGCAGCGGCGCCGCCACCGCCCTCGACCTGCTCGGCATCAGCCCCGGCGGCCCCAAGACCGCCGGCGGACTGCTGCTCCTCGGCATCGTGCTCGCCGCCCTGGCCGCCCTGCTCCGTACGGAACGCAGCTTCGCCGTCCGCGCCGCCTGGGCCACCGCCCTCGCCGGACTGGTCCTCGCCGTCCTCACCAACCGCACCGGCTGGGCCGGCCCTGCCACCCTCGTCTACGGCCTCGCCCTGCTCGCCGCCGCCGCGGTCGGCGCGGACGGCGCCAAGAACCGGCTCGCCGCCCACGGCTTCGGCTGGCGCCAGCCGCTCGCCGCCCTGATCGCCCTGGCCGCCGCCGCCGGCCCGCTGCTCGGCGCGGCCGGCTGGATGCTCGGCGGCGCCGACGGCCCGCTGGAACGGCGCGACCCGGTCCAGGTGCCCGCCTTCGTCGCCGAGGAGAGCGGCACCCGCGACCAGGCCCGCACCCTGGTCCTCGGCGGCAGCTCGCCCGCCACCGTCTCCTACACCCTGGTCCGCGGCTCCGGTGCCCGCCTCGGCGATGCCGAACTCGCCGCCGCGGCCGGCAGCGACAGCCGCCTCGACAAGGTGGTCTCCAGCCTGGTCGCCGGCTCCGGCGCCGACCAGACCGACCAGCTCGGCGGCTTCGCCATCCGCTACGTCCTGGTCCGCGACGGCGCCCCGCAGCAGATGCGGCAGGTCCTCGACGCCACCCCCGGCCTGACCCGGCTCAGCCAGCTCGACGGCAGCGCGCTCTGGCGGGTGGACCGGCAGGTCGCCCGGGCTGTGATCCTCCCCGGCAAGCCCGGCGAGGCCCCCGTCCCCGTCGCCTCCGGCCGCGTCGAGGCCCACACCACGATCCCGGCCGGCGAGGCCGGCCGGACGCTGCGGATCGCCGACCGGGCCGCCCCCGGCTGGCAGGCCCGCCTCGACGGCAAGCCGCTCAAGGCGAAGACCCTCGACGGCTGGGCCCAGGGCTTCGAACTGCCCGCCGCCGGGGGCCGCCTGGACCTGGTGTACGCCGACTCCGCCGCCCGTACCGGCTGGCAGTGGGCCCAGGCCCTGCTCGCCGTCCTGCTGCTGGTGATGGCCCTGCCCGGACGGCGCCGCGAACTCGACGACGACCTCCCCGAGGAGGAGACCGCCGGACCCGGCCGGAGCGGCCCCGGCGAGGCCGGCGAAGGCCGCCGGGCCCGCCGCCTCCGGGCCGGCGCGGAACCGGAACCCGAGCCGGAGGCCGCGGCCCCGGTCCAGGCCGACCCGTACGCGGAGATCCCCGCCCAGGTGGCCTACCCGGCCGACGACCACGGCTACGAGTACCAGGACCAGAACCAGCACCAGAACCAGGGCTACGGGTACGCCCAGTACCCGCAGCAGCCCTCGTACGAGCAGTACCCGCAGCAGTACGACCAGCCCTACGACCCCCACTACCAGCAACAGCAGCAACAACAGCAGTACGACGCGTACGGACAGCCGGTCGGCTACCAGCAGCCTCGCCCCGACGGGAGCCCCCAGCAGTGA
- a CDS encoding WhiB family transcriptional regulator, with product MTELFQELLVEEADEELGWQERALCAQTDPESFFPEKGGSTREAKKVCLACEVRSECLEYALANDERFGIWGGLSERERRRLKKAAV from the coding sequence ATGACCGAGCTGTTTCAGGAACTGCTGGTCGAGGAGGCGGACGAAGAGCTCGGATGGCAGGAGCGCGCTCTGTGCGCCCAGACCGACCCCGAGTCCTTCTTTCCCGAGAAGGGCGGCTCCACCCGAGAGGCCAAGAAGGTCTGCCTCGCCTGCGAGGTCCGCTCCGAATGCCTCGAATACGCCCTCGCCAACGACGAACGCTTCGGCATCTGGGGCGGCCTGTCCGAGCGTGAGCGCCGCCGCCTGAAGAAGGCCGCGGTCTGA
- a CDS encoding cysteine dioxygenase, whose amino-acid sequence MNNDSDLQIAGDILEVPHLLQPAREHPATVAEFAGLAREIAANRAEWEHLVEYDATSRWYHRLRTGPGYEVWLLSWVPGQGSGRHDHGPSSGVLTVLDGTLSEHSTRGALALGAGSQRVFAPGYAHEVVNDSLDGAVSLHIYFPGLTEMPMHRCSPADLESVPA is encoded by the coding sequence ATGAACAACGACAGCGACCTGCAGATCGCCGGCGACATCCTTGAAGTCCCCCACCTGCTGCAGCCCGCCCGTGAACACCCCGCCACCGTCGCCGAGTTCGCCGGCCTCGCCCGCGAGATCGCCGCGAACCGCGCCGAGTGGGAACACCTCGTCGAATACGACGCCACCAGCCGCTGGTACCACCGCCTCCGTACGGGCCCCGGCTACGAGGTCTGGCTGCTCAGCTGGGTACCCGGCCAGGGCAGCGGACGCCACGACCACGGCCCCTCCTCCGGCGTGCTGACCGTCCTCGACGGCACCCTCTCCGAGCACAGCACCCGCGGAGCCCTCGCCCTCGGCGCCGGCAGCCAGCGCGTCTTCGCCCCGGGCTACGCCCACGAGGTCGTCAACGACTCCCTCGACGGAGCCGTCAGCCTGCACATCTACTTCCCCGGCCTGACCGAGATGCCGATGCACCGCTGCTCCCCGGCGGACCTGGAGTCCGTACCGGCCTGA
- the cofD gene encoding 2-phospho-L-lactate transferase: protein MRIVVLAGGIGGARFLRGLKSAVPDAEITVIGNTGDDIHLFGLKVCPDLDTLMYTLGGGINEEQGWGRTDESFTVKEELAAYGVGPGWFGLGDRDFATHIVRTQMIGAGYPLSAVTEALCDRWQPGVRLLPMSDDRVETHVAVTLDGERRVVHFQEYWVRLRASVDAEAVVPVGAEQAKPAPGVLEAIAAADVIVLPPSNPVVSVGTILAVPGIREAVAAAGAPVVGLSPIVGGAPVRGMADKVLAAVGVDATAAAVGLHYGSELLDGWLVDTADADAVAEVEAAGIACRAVPLMMTDPAATEAMARAALELAEACR from the coding sequence ATGCGCATTGTTGTTCTGGCCGGCGGTATCGGCGGCGCCCGTTTCCTCCGCGGACTGAAGTCGGCGGTCCCCGACGCGGAGATCACGGTCATCGGCAACACCGGTGACGACATCCACCTGTTCGGGCTGAAGGTCTGCCCCGACCTGGACACCCTGATGTACACCCTCGGCGGTGGCATCAACGAGGAACAGGGCTGGGGCCGCACCGACGAGTCCTTCACCGTCAAGGAGGAGCTCGCGGCGTACGGGGTCGGACCCGGCTGGTTCGGCCTCGGCGACCGCGACTTCGCCACCCACATCGTCCGCACCCAGATGATCGGCGCCGGCTACCCGCTGAGCGCCGTCACCGAGGCACTCTGCGACCGCTGGCAGCCCGGCGTACGCCTGCTGCCGATGTCCGACGACCGGGTCGAGACCCATGTCGCGGTGACCCTCGACGGGGAGCGCCGGGTCGTCCACTTCCAGGAGTACTGGGTACGGCTGCGGGCCTCGGTGGACGCCGAGGCCGTCGTACCGGTGGGCGCCGAGCAGGCCAAGCCGGCTCCGGGGGTGCTGGAGGCCATCGCGGCGGCCGATGTGATCGTGCTGCCGCCGTCCAACCCGGTGGTCTCGGTCGGCACCATCCTGGCCGTACCGGGCATCCGGGAGGCCGTGGCCGCGGCCGGTGCGCCCGTGGTCGGGCTCTCCCCCATCGTCGGCGGCGCGCCGGTGCGCGGTATGGCCGACAAGGTGCTCGCCGCGGTGGGCGTGGACGCCACCGCCGCGGCCGTGGGCCTGCACTACGGGTCCGAGCTGCTGGACGGCTGGCTGGTGGACACCGCCGATGCGGACGCCGTCGCCGAGGTCGAGGCGGCCGGCATCGCCTGCCGCGCGGTCCCGCTGATGATGACCGACCCGGCTGCGACCGAGGCCATGGCCCGGGCCGCGCTGGAACTCGCCGAGGCCTGCCGGTGA
- a CDS encoding coenzyme F420-0:L-glutamate ligase — MSGASGEGGADVPSYEVRAVAGIGEVCPGDDLAKLIAAAAPDLRDGDVLLVTSKIVSKAEGRIVAAGSREAAIDAETVRVVARRGTLRIVENRQGLVMAAAGVDASNTAAGTVLLLPEDPDASAASIRDGLRAILSVEVGVVVTDTFGRPWRSGLTDVAIGAAGVQVLDDLRGGTDGHGNPLSATVVATADELAAAGDLVKGKATGYPVAVVRGLPHVLGEGTARELVRAPADDMFRLGTSEAVREAVTQRRTVRAFTGEPVDPGAVRRAVAAAVTAPAPHHTTPWRFVLLESAESRTRLLDAMRDAWIADLRRDGKPEESIAKRVRRGDVLRNAPYLVVPCLVMDGSHHYGDERRDAAEREMFVVAAGAGVQNFLVALAGERLGSAWVSSTMFCRDVVREALSLPADWDPMGAVAVGHAAEPPRDRPAREAGAFIEVR; from the coding sequence GTGAGCGGGGCCAGCGGTGAGGGCGGGGCGGACGTGCCCTCGTACGAGGTACGGGCGGTCGCGGGGATCGGGGAGGTCTGCCCCGGGGACGACCTGGCCAAGCTGATCGCAGCCGCCGCACCCGACCTGCGGGACGGGGACGTCCTGCTGGTCACCTCGAAGATCGTCTCCAAGGCGGAGGGCCGGATCGTGGCGGCCGGCTCCCGGGAGGCCGCGATAGACGCGGAGACGGTACGGGTGGTGGCCCGGCGGGGCACCCTGCGGATCGTCGAGAACCGGCAGGGGCTGGTGATGGCGGCGGCCGGAGTGGACGCCTCCAATACAGCGGCCGGTACCGTCCTGCTGCTGCCGGAGGACCCCGACGCCTCGGCGGCCTCGATCCGGGACGGCCTGCGGGCGATCCTCTCGGTGGAGGTCGGGGTCGTGGTGACCGACACCTTCGGGCGGCCCTGGCGCTCCGGGCTCACCGACGTGGCCATCGGCGCGGCCGGGGTACAGGTCCTGGACGACCTGCGCGGCGGCACCGACGGCCACGGCAACCCGCTGAGCGCGACCGTGGTCGCCACGGCCGACGAACTGGCGGCTGCGGGCGATCTGGTGAAGGGCAAGGCCACCGGATACCCGGTGGCGGTCGTCCGCGGCCTGCCGCACGTCCTCGGCGAGGGCACGGCCCGCGAGCTGGTGCGCGCCCCCGCAGACGACATGTTCCGGCTCGGCACCTCGGAAGCCGTACGGGAGGCCGTGACCCAGCGCCGGACCGTCCGCGCGTTCACCGGCGAGCCGGTGGACCCGGGAGCGGTCCGCCGCGCCGTCGCCGCCGCCGTCACCGCCCCGGCCCCGCACCACACCACCCCCTGGCGGTTCGTGCTGCTGGAGTCGGCGGAGTCCCGGACCCGGCTGCTGGACGCGATGCGGGACGCCTGGATCGCGGACCTGCGGCGGGACGGAAAGCCGGAGGAATCCATCGCGAAGCGGGTGCGGCGGGGCGATGTGCTGCGCAATGCCCCCTACCTGGTGGTGCCCTGCCTGGTGATGGACGGCTCGCACCACTACGGGGACGAGCGGCGGGACGCGGCCGAACGGGAGATGTTCGTGGTCGCGGCCGGGGCCGGCGTACAGAACTTCCTGGTGGCGCTGGCGGGCGAACGGCTGGGCTCGGCGTGGGTGTCCTCCACCATGTTCTGCCGGGACGTGGTCCGCGAGGCGCTGTCCCTGCCGGCGGACTGGGACCCGATGGGCGCGGTGGCGGTGGGGCATGCGGCGGAACCGCCGCGGGACCGGCCGGCGCGGGAGGCCGGAGCCTTCATCGAGGTCCGCTGA
- a CDS encoding DNA-3-methyladenine glycosylase family protein has product MAGRFDPLTRTTSRGGHVAVPASRRGSGSPQPPAGNGPGPAPAGCKQRHWTPSAPLDLGLTLGPLRRGPSDPTFKVTPDGSVWRATLTPAGPATLRVAADPGAGRVEAEAWGPGADWVLDTLPALLGAEDDPAGFTPRHRLVHASHRRRPGLRLTRTGLVMESLIPVILEQKVTVEEAYRAWRRLVRQYGEPAPGPGSGLGPGLYVMPTPATWRRIPSWDWHTAGVDAKRSGTILRAARVAPRLEEAAAMEPADAARRLELVPGIGPWTSAETLQRSNGAPDAVTTGDLHLPGIIGFALAGNPDADDAEMLELLAPYAGHRHRAARLILLTGRTPPRRTPRMPRGDIGRL; this is encoded by the coding sequence GTGGCCGGCCGCTTCGATCCCCTGACCCGCACCACCTCCCGCGGTGGCCATGTTGCCGTACCCGCAAGCCGCCGCGGGTCCGGATCACCCCAGCCGCCCGCCGGAAACGGCCCCGGGCCCGCTCCCGCCGGCTGCAAGCAGCGTCACTGGACCCCCTCCGCTCCCCTGGACCTCGGTCTCACCCTCGGCCCGCTCCGCCGCGGCCCCTCCGACCCCACCTTCAAGGTCACCCCGGACGGCTCCGTGTGGCGGGCCACCCTGACCCCCGCCGGCCCGGCCACCCTCCGCGTGGCCGCGGACCCCGGGGCCGGCCGGGTCGAGGCCGAAGCCTGGGGGCCCGGCGCCGACTGGGTGCTCGACACCCTCCCCGCACTCCTCGGCGCCGAGGACGACCCGGCCGGCTTCACCCCCCGCCACCGCCTGGTGCACGCCAGCCACCGCCGGCGCCCCGGCCTGCGGCTGACCCGTACCGGCCTGGTGATGGAGTCCCTGATCCCGGTGATCCTTGAGCAGAAGGTCACCGTCGAGGAGGCGTACCGCGCCTGGCGCCGTCTGGTCCGCCAGTATGGAGAACCCGCGCCCGGCCCCGGCTCTGGCCTCGGCCCCGGCCTGTACGTGATGCCCACGCCCGCGACCTGGCGCCGCATCCCGTCCTGGGACTGGCACACCGCCGGGGTCGACGCCAAACGCTCCGGCACCATCCTGCGGGCGGCCCGCGTCGCCCCGCGCCTCGAAGAGGCAGCCGCGATGGAGCCGGCCGACGCCGCCCGCCGCCTGGAACTCGTACCCGGCATCGGCCCCTGGACCTCCGCCGAAACCCTTCAGCGCAGCAACGGCGCCCCCGACGCCGTCACCACCGGCGACCTGCACCTGCCCGGCATCATCGGCTTCGCCCTGGCCGGCAACCCCGACGCCGACGACGCCGAGATGCTGGAGCTCCTCGCCCCGTACGCCGGCCACCGCCACCGCGCGGCCCGCCTGATCCTGCTGACGGGCCGCACCCCGCCGCGCCGTACCCCCCGCATGCCACGCGGCGACATCGGCCGCCTGTAG